In Nitrospirota bacterium, the following are encoded in one genomic region:
- a CDS encoding chemotaxis protein CheW has translation MPEHLRDREDILQLVTFALGSEDYAVDILKVQEINRMTDIARVPKAPPFVEGVINLRGRVIPVVSLRKRFGLPEKQSDEKSRIIVMDVRGVIVGLMVDSVSEVLRIPPSTVEEAPNLNAEVATEFIQGIAKLDDRLIILIDMDALIEKSESTALVEAAADGRDVKEE, from the coding sequence ATGCCAGAGCACCTGAGAGACCGGGAGGATATCCTTCAGCTTGTCACCTTCGCCCTGGGCAGCGAAGACTACGCCGTGGACATCCTGAAGGTGCAGGAGATCAACAGGATGACCGACATAGCCCGGGTGCCCAAGGCCCCGCCCTTCGTCGAGGGGGTCATCAACCTCAGGGGACGGGTCATCCCGGTGGTGAGCCTGAGGAAGCGCTTCGGCCTGCCCGAGAAACAGAGCGACGAGAAGTCCCGCATCATCGTCATGGACGTCCGGGGCGTCATCGTGGGGCTCATGGTCGATTCCGTCTCCGAGGTCCTGCGCATTCCGCCCAGCACGGTGGAGGAGGCCCCGAATCTCAACGCGGAGGTGGCCACGGAGTTCATCCAGGGCATCGCCAAGCTCGATGACAGGCTCATCATCCTCATCGACATGGACGCACTCATAGAGAAGTCCGAAAGCACCGCCCTCGTGGAGGCCGCGGCGGACGGGCGAGACGTGAAAGAGGAGTAG
- a CDS encoding multiheme c-type cytochrome, which translates to MEKKALAFTLVWVLFGALAAAASEPPVSSETQACLGCHESVTPGIVADWKISRHSGTTPAEAMEKAKSERRVSARNVPENLRDSAVGCYECHSRNTDKHTDSFNHFGYTINVVVSPRDCATCHPVEVDQYAGSKKANAWGNLQNNPVYHTLVDSVIGEKSVENLTITSTPASYSTRNEACFHCHGSEVKVTGTRKVKTAMGVIEVPELTNWPNDGVGRLNPDGTKGCCTSCHARHSFSIQMARMPYTCAQCHLEPDVPAWNVYKESKHGNIFETFESDFNYTNVPWTVGEDFNAPTCSVCHVSLLVTPAGNVLAERSHDFGARLWVRLFGLIYTHPQPKSGDTTVIRNADDLPLPTTFTGKPASEYLIGKKEQAARKEKMMAVCKGCHSTRWVTDHFAEMDNTLKETDAMTLAATKLLLRAWDEGLADRENPFDEAIERMWVKQWLFYGNTARYSSAMTGAPDYIAFKYGWWGLTTNLADMKEVIQRGIELKRAEKEDRKE; encoded by the coding sequence ATGGAAAAGAAGGCTCTCGCTTTCACACTGGTTTGGGTCCTTTTCGGTGCACTGGCCGCGGCGGCTTCCGAGCCTCCCGTAAGCTCCGAGACCCAGGCCTGCCTGGGGTGCCACGAGAGCGTGACCCCGGGCATCGTCGCCGACTGGAAGATAAGCAGGCACTCCGGGACGACCCCGGCCGAGGCCATGGAAAAGGCCAAGTCGGAGCGCCGCGTCTCCGCCCGGAACGTCCCGGAGAACCTCAGGGACTCCGCGGTGGGCTGCTACGAGTGCCACAGCCGCAACACCGACAAGCACACCGACAGCTTCAACCACTTCGGCTACACCATCAACGTCGTGGTCTCCCCGCGGGACTGCGCCACCTGCCACCCCGTCGAGGTTGACCAGTACGCCGGCTCCAAGAAGGCCAACGCCTGGGGCAACCTCCAGAACAACCCCGTCTACCACACCCTGGTGGACTCCGTCATCGGAGAGAAGTCCGTGGAGAACCTCACCATAACCTCCACGCCGGCCTCCTACAGCACCCGAAACGAGGCGTGCTTCCACTGCCACGGCTCCGAAGTGAAGGTGACGGGCACGAGGAAGGTCAAGACCGCCATGGGCGTCATAGAGGTGCCGGAGCTGACAAACTGGCCCAATGACGGCGTGGGAAGGCTGAACCCCGACGGCACCAAGGGCTGCTGCACGTCCTGCCACGCCCGGCACTCCTTCAGCATCCAGATGGCCCGCATGCCCTACACCTGCGCGCAGTGCCACCTGGAGCCCGACGTGCCCGCCTGGAACGTCTACAAGGAGAGCAAGCACGGAAACATCTTCGAGACCTTCGAGAGCGACTTCAATTACACCAATGTCCCCTGGACCGTGGGCGAGGACTTCAACGCCCCCACCTGCTCGGTCTGCCACGTGAGCCTCCTGGTCACCCCGGCGGGCAACGTCCTGGCCGAGCGCTCCCACGACTTCGGCGCCCGCCTGTGGGTGCGGCTGTTCGGGCTCATCTATACGCACCCGCAGCCCAAGTCCGGCGACACCACGGTCATCAGAAACGCCGACGACCTGCCCCTGCCCACCACCTTCACGGGCAAGCCGGCCTCGGAATACCTGATAGGCAAGAAGGAGCAGGCGGCCAGGAAGGAAAAGATGATGGCCGTCTGCAAGGGCTGCCACAGCACCCGGTGGGTGACGGACCACTTCGCCGAGATGGACAACACCCTCAAGGAGACCGACGCCATGACCCTGGCCGCCACGAAGCTCCTCCTCAGGGCGTGGGACGAGGGCCTGGCCGACAGGGAAAACCCCTTCGATGAGGCCATCGAGCGGATGTGGGTGAAGCAGTGGCTCTTCTACGGCAACACGGCCCGCTACTCGTCGGCCATGACCGGCGCCCCGGACTACATCGCCTTCAAGTACGGCTGGTGGGGCCTGACGACCAACCTGGCCGATATGAAGGAGGTCATCCAGCGGGGCATCGAGCTCAAGCGGGCGGAGAAGGAAGACCGGAAGGAGTGA
- a CDS encoding flavodoxin family protein, which yields MRVVAFQGSPRKGGNTELLLGEAVAGAGGEARVFDLNAVELIPCQNCGGCEESGVCILQDDMNAIYKALREADRIILASPIYFMGLSAQAKAMVDRCQAFWCEKYLLGKPIPAGPEGRKGLLLLVGGMKKEQGVRCAEASATAFFRSISVPEHRTLSYLGVDAKGEIRKHPTALRDARRAGEELVR from the coding sequence GTGAGGGTCGTGGCCTTTCAGGGCAGCCCCCGCAAGGGGGGCAACACGGAGCTTCTTCTCGGGGAGGCCGTGGCGGGCGCCGGCGGGGAGGCCCGGGTGTTCGACCTCAACGCCGTGGAGCTCATCCCGTGCCAGAACTGCGGCGGATGCGAGGAGAGCGGGGTCTGCATCCTCCAGGACGACATGAACGCCATCTACAAGGCCCTCCGGGAGGCCGACCGCATCATCCTGGCAAGCCCCATCTACTTCATGGGCCTCTCGGCCCAGGCCAAGGCCATGGTGGACCGGTGCCAGGCCTTCTGGTGCGAGAAATACCTCCTCGGAAAACCCATCCCGGCGGGGCCGGAGGGCAGGAAGGGGCTCCTCCTCCTGGTGGGGGGAATGAAGAAGGAGCAGGGCGTGCGGTGCGCGGAGGCCTCGGCCACGGCCTTCTTCCGCAGCATAAGCGTCCCGGAGCACCGCACGTTGAGCTACCTGGGAGTGGACGCCAAGGGAGAAATACGCAAACACCCCACCGCCCTTCGGGACGCCCGGAGGGCGGGCGAGGAGCTTGTGCGCTGA
- a CDS encoding carboxymuconolactone decarboxylase family protein, with translation MAKLPRQYRYIRDSFTEYHEALSNLGKASRAAGPLEEKTSQLVQLAAAAAIRSEGAVHSHARRAMEAGARPEELYHTLLLLTSTIGFPTVSAAISWIDDVLEKDVQAED, from the coding sequence ATGGCGAAGTTGCCGCGTCAGTACCGTTACATCCGGGATAGCTTCACCGAGTACCACGAGGCCCTGAGCAACCTGGGGAAGGCCTCCCGAGCCGCCGGGCCCCTGGAGGAGAAGACGTCGCAGCTCGTGCAGCTTGCCGCCGCCGCGGCCATCCGCAGCGAAGGGGCCGTGCACTCCCACGCCCGCAGGGCCATGGAGGCCGGCGCCAGGCCCGAGGAGCTCTACCACACCCTTCTGCTTCTGACCAGCACCATCGGCTTTCCCACCGTCTCGGCGGCCATCTCCTGGATAGACGACGTCCTGGAGAAGGACGTGCAGGCGGAGGACTGA